One segment of Dolichospermum sp. DET69 DNA contains the following:
- a CDS encoding CPP1-like family protein: protein MSNQSPYEKLGVSENASFDEIQDVRNRLLEQHGGDGNIREVIEAAYDAILMERLRMRQEGKIKVPERIRFPEMRVPSSPQASQPLGRQSPAWLQQSLDQPTLTDVLLPGAWYLGLSATSLLYPGVSGQVLQLSLVLGVGIGIYFLNRKEGKFGRAVLFTLVSLIVGLIAGGLIAGLILPLPGINLTANQFSTLLTFILMWLVSSFLR from the coding sequence ATGAGTAATCAAAGTCCCTACGAAAAACTTGGGGTATCGGAAAATGCAAGCTTCGATGAAATTCAGGATGTTAGAAATCGCCTGTTAGAACAACATGGTGGTGATGGCAATATCCGAGAAGTTATTGAAGCTGCTTATGATGCAATTCTGATGGAACGCCTACGGATGCGCCAAGAAGGCAAAATCAAAGTGCCTGAGCGAATCCGGTTTCCAGAAATGCGAGTTCCATCTTCTCCCCAAGCCAGTCAACCCCTGGGTCGGCAGTCTCCTGCATGGCTACAGCAGAGTTTGGATCAGCCCACATTAACTGATGTACTACTACCAGGAGCTTGGTATCTAGGCTTAAGTGCAACTAGTTTGTTGTATCCTGGTGTTAGCGGGCAGGTTTTGCAACTGTCATTGGTCCTTGGTGTGGGTATTGGTATTTACTTCCTTAATCGCAAGGAAGGAAAATTTGGTCGAGCAGTTTTATTCACGCTGGTTAGTTTAATTGTTGGCTTAATTGCTGGCGGTTTGATTGCTGGCTTGATATTACCATTACCAGGGATAAATTTAACAGCGAATCAGTTTTCTACGCTGTTAACTTTTATATTGATGTGGTTAGTAAGCAGCTTTTTGCGTTAG
- a CDS encoding HAD family hydrolase: MLRLITDFDGPIMDVSERYYRVYQLCLEKTRYSGQTIIELSKAEFWQLKRSHTPEIEIALKSGLDAQQGQQFSQIRKQTVHTLPYFQYDVIIPTALETLIKVQAAGVDLAVMTMRRLRELDYAFNQYNLSRFFPENRRYCLSNDYVKTRDVEDKPLLMARALAELPPAADTWMVGDTEADITAAKKHDIKIIAVESGIRDRSQLASYQPDMIVTDLKTAVDFILNQ; this comes from the coding sequence ATGCTGAGATTAATTACTGACTTTGACGGGCCAATTATGGATGTTTCGGAACGGTACTACCGTGTTTATCAGTTGTGCCTAGAAAAAACCCGATATTCTGGTCAAACAATTATAGAACTTTCTAAGGCTGAATTTTGGCAACTCAAGCGATCGCACACTCCCGAAATCGAAATTGCCTTAAAATCAGGTTTAGATGCACAGCAAGGGCAACAATTTTCCCAAATCCGCAAACAAACAGTTCATACCTTGCCTTATTTTCAGTATGATGTAATTATCCCTACTGCATTAGAGACACTCATCAAAGTTCAAGCAGCCGGTGTTGATTTAGCCGTGATGACGATGCGGAGATTGCGAGAACTGGACTATGCTTTTAATCAATATAATTTAAGCCGGTTTTTCCCAGAAAATCGCCGTTATTGTCTAAGTAACGACTATGTAAAAACCCGTGATGTTGAAGATAAACCTTTGCTAATGGCTAGAGCATTAGCAGAACTCCCCCCAGCGGCTGATACTTGGATGGTGGGAGACACAGAAGCAGACATTACTGCTGCTAAAAAACACGATATTAAAATTATTGCTGTTGAGTCTGGTATCCGCGATCGCTCACAACTAGCATCTTATCAACCGGATATGATTGTTACCGATTTAAAAACCGCTGTAGATTTTATCCTCAACCAGTAG